One Candidatus Babeliales bacterium DNA segment encodes these proteins:
- a CDS encoding HI0074 family nucleotidyltransferase substrate-binding subunit, whose product MTPETSKVFEQLEKALTQLEKAIQAPVGSNRLEIDGTIQRFEFTIELFWKALKKKLADDHGIEVFGPKPVMQQSYATKLISDEKIWLKMLEDRNLTSHTYKQDLADQIYKNIKTYSPFLRKELNKLQST is encoded by the coding sequence ATGACACCAGAAACTTCAAAAGTTTTTGAGCAATTAGAAAAAGCATTGACTCAACTCGAAAAAGCAATTCAAGCACCCGTCGGCAGCAACCGACTAGAAATAGATGGAACCATTCAACGATTTGAGTTCACCATCGAACTTTTTTGGAAAGCATTGAAAAAAAAGCTTGCTGATGATCATGGTATTGAAGTGTTTGGTCCCAAGCCTGTCATGCAGCAATCATATGCCACGAAACTCATCAGTGATGAAAAAATATGGCTAAAAATGCTTGAAGATCGCAATCTCACTTCTCATACCTATAAACAGGATTTAGCCGACCAGATATACAAAAACATTAAAACCTATTCGCCTTTTTTAAGAAAAGAACTTAATAAGTTACAATCAACATAG
- a CDS encoding nucleotidyltransferase domain-containing protein, with the protein MSIVCQQCFNVMTKSELSGYLLGEMYTVFKTVILPYFLEKNIKRGFKQNIENLLVGILNDQRVACHVCHKYIGWSSKNLNEIDDIRNYKFISKIKSLPFVQQVLLFGSRARGTNKFRSDIDLAIVCPTATSDQWQEVLDIVDDADTLLLIDCVRLDQVQDLDFKNSILKDGVRL; encoded by the coding sequence ATGTCTATAGTCTGTCAACAATGTTTTAATGTTATGACAAAGTCAGAGCTCTCGGGATATCTACTTGGTGAAATGTATACTGTTTTTAAAACTGTAATTTTACCTTACTTTCTTGAAAAAAACATCAAAAGAGGTTTTAAACAAAACATCGAAAATTTACTTGTGGGAATTCTCAATGATCAAAGAGTTGCATGTCACGTTTGTCACAAATATATAGGATGGTCTAGCAAAAATTTAAATGAGATTGATGACATCCGAAACTATAAATTTATTTCAAAAATAAAAAGTCTACCCTTTGTGCAGCAAGTCTTGCTTTTTGGCTCTCGAGCTCGAGGAACAAATAAATTTCGATCTGACATTGATCTTGCTATCGTTTGTCCTACTGCAACCAGCGATCAGTGGCAGGAAGTACTTGATATAGTTGATGATGCTGATACCTTACTTTTAATTGATTGTGTACGGCTTGATCAAGTTCAAGACCTTGATTTTAAAAATAGCATTTTAAAGGATGGAGTAAGACTATGA
- a CDS encoding zinc ribbon domain-containing protein YjdM yields MINLPKCPKCSSEYTYENNGILICPECAHEWNEEVESENAEDKKIVKDANGNILNDGDSVVLIKDLKLKGSSSTIKSGTKVKNIRLVDEDHNIDCKVDGFGKVGLKSEFVKKI; encoded by the coding sequence ATGATTAATTTACCAAAGTGTCCAAAATGTAGTTCAGAGTATACTTATGAAAATAATGGAATTTTGATTTGTCCAGAATGTGCTCATGAGTGGAACGAAGAAGTAGAAAGTGAAAATGCTGAAGATAAAAAGATTGTCAAAGATGCGAATGGAAATATCTTGAATGATGGTGACTCTGTAGTACTCATCAAAGACCTTAAACTAAAAGGGAGTTCATCGACCATAAAATCTGGTACAAAAGTAAAAAACATACGGTTGGTTGATGAAGATCATAATATTGATTGCAAAGTTGATGGATTTGGGAAGGTTGGTTTGAAATCTGAGTTTGTCAAAAAGATATAG